From the Rhodothalassiaceae bacterium genome, one window contains:
- a CDS encoding HPr kinase produces MGADASRERMPVEAELVIRNRRGLHARAAARFVKTAARFRSRITVEKDGTAVCGTSIMGLLLLAAAAGERIRLRAEGPDAEEAVAALAALVEGGFDEPE; encoded by the coding sequence ATGGGGGCGGATGCGAGCCGCGAGCGGATGCCCGTGGAGGCCGAGCTCGTCATCCGCAACCGCCGCGGCCTGCATGCCCGCGCGGCCGCCCGCTTCGTCAAGACCGCGGCGCGCTTCCGGAGCCGCATCACCGTCGAGAAGGACGGCACGGCGGTCTGCGGCACCTCGATCATGGGGCTGCTGCTGCTCGCGGCCGCAGCCGGCGAGCGGATCCGGCTGAGGGCCGAGGGGCCGGATGCCGAGGAGGCCGTCGCGGCGCTCGCCGCGCTGGTCGAGGGGGGATTCGATGAGCCGGAATGA
- a CDS encoding PTS fructose transporter subunit IIA — protein MIGLVLVSHGRLAQELLAAMEHVVGPQQQVRVVSIGPDDDMEQRRQEILEAVEAVDTGDGVIVLTDMFGGTPSNLAISLLGRPRLEVIAGTNLPMLIKLASLRAEAPLEEAVRAAAEAGRRYINVASHVLNAEREG, from the coding sequence ATGATCGGACTGGTGCTCGTCTCCCACGGACGCCTCGCCCAGGAGCTGCTGGCGGCGATGGAGCATGTCGTCGGCCCGCAGCAGCAGGTGCGGGTCGTCTCCATCGGCCCCGACGACGACATGGAGCAGCGCCGCCAGGAGATTCTCGAGGCCGTGGAAGCGGTGGACACGGGAGACGGCGTCATCGTGCTGACCGACATGTTCGGCGGCACGCCGTCCAATCTCGCGATCTCGCTTCTCGGCCGCCCGCGGCTCGAGGTCATCGCCGGCACCAACCTGCCGATGCTGATAAAGCTCGCGAGCCTGCGCGCCGAGGCGCCGCTCGAGGAGGCGGTGCGCGCGGCCGCCGAGGCCGGCCGGCGCTACATCAATGTCGCAAGCCACGTGCTCAACGCGGAGCGGGAGGGGTGA